A genomic stretch from Psilocybe cubensis strain MGC-MH-2018 chromosome 1, whole genome shotgun sequence includes:
- a CDS encoding E3 ubiquitin-protein ligase itt1 produces MDQNIVLECANLQAEEYEVIKAIYPDFILSFSSPPNEPQSIHLQIGIQFSVPTKMAIYPMMYAEACESSMSVTEIAVKHLPPIFLDISLPQCYPLSDPPTIGSIKFHSSWLMGADGLKATLLDMWDAGETTIYSWIEYLQTGQFLGEDEKLRKKIFYDPPGQLSEILLDYDLKTQRTAFLEGTYLCDVCFEYKKGTQSCLREFWTAAVQEGDIGKLVCINPKCMKTKTVASEEELRDVLSDNAFRRWKWLKEKREFEQDVNHAYCPICESPARPSTDHVPEDKDGPWSRYRECPKCRFTFCRVCRCVWHGAHFDCPVPVQILTRYMDATKNGTDTSWMKLVEQTYTSGVLQRQIKRFREEAKKLRKTHSSKPTSAQDRDAARTYSGPKVAIIWFAHCASNPSAMAVEGHFQSTDPKAAWGNLSRKDELLGHPYTLLHFWLT; encoded by the exons ATGGATCAGAACATCGTCCTCGAATGTGCTAATTTGCAAGCGGAGGAATACGAGGTCATCAAG GCAATTTATCCGGACTTTAttctttcgttttcttcACCACCCAATGAGCCTCAGAGTATTCATCTTCAGATTGGTATCCAATTTTCAGTTCCAACTAAGATGGCAATTTATCCAATGATGTATGCGGAAGCCTGCGAATCCTCGATGTCTGTTACTGAGATTGCTGTTAAACATCTCCCCCCAATTTTTCTCGACATTTCCCTTCCACAGTGTTATCCACTCTCTGATCCTCCGACAATTGGATCTATAAAGTTCCATTCATCATGGTTAATGGGCGCCGACGGTCTAAAAGCGACTTTATTAGACATGTGGGACGCCGGTGAAACGACCATATATTCTTGGATCGAGTATTTACAGACTGGCCAGTTTCTGGGGGAGGATGAAAAACTTAGAAAAAA GATTTTCTACGACCCACCTGGTCAATTATCGGAGATTCTTCTGGACTACGACCTTAAAACACAACGTACGGcatttcttgaaggaacgTACTTGTGTGACGTTTGCTTCGAATACAAAAAGGGAACACAGT CTTGCCTTCGAGAGTTTTGGACGGCGGCGGTTCAGGAAGGCGATATTGGAAAGCTTGTGTGCATCAATCCAAAATGTATGAAAACTAAAACGGTTGCAAGTGAGGAAGAATTACGAGATGTGTTATCCGATAATGCTTTCCGGCGCTGGAAATGGCTTAAGGAAAAACGCGAGTTTGAACAAG ATGTAAATCATGCATATTGTCCAATTTGTGAAAGCCCTGCAAGACCATCGACCGACCATGTGCCTGAAGATAAGGATGGCCCATGGAGTAGATATAGAGAGTGTCCAAAATGCAGGTTCACATTCTGCAGGGTGTGCAGATGTGTATG GCACGGCGCTCATTTCGACTGCCCTGTTCCTGTACAAATTCTGACTCGCTATATGGATGCTACAAAGAATGGCACAGATACATCTTGGATGAAGTTAGTGGAACAAACGTATACGTCAGGCGTTCTCCAGCGCCAGATAAAACGTTTCAGGGAAGAAGCCAAGAAGCTGCGCAAGACTCATTCCTCAAAACCAACATCTGCCCAA GACCGGGATGCGGCGCGTACATACAGCGGACCGAAGGTTGCAATCAT ATGGTTTGCTCATTGTGCAAGCAATCCTTCTGCTATGGCTGTGGAAGGCCATTTTCAGAGCACGGATCCAAAGGCTGCTTGGGGAAATTTATCTAGGAAGGATGAGTTGTTGGGTCATCCTTACACTCTCTTGCATTTTTGGTTAACGTGA
- a CDS encoding hypothetical protein (Uncharacterized protein PB7E8.02): protein MERSGSGHDSNDGDDDRKSRFQGNTLGPENGGAAHLRERAASQPPRSSDAASFVSSPPTQHFIPSAVGGPWSNSNTSSASSRMLSPNRGQPIPIRSSSFSSHPQNPFSSTMRDRAFPSTFEDDESEALSDTYDERYVPPSLARGRNNYNQDISRSRSQSLATGRPGPVGSPYTGSSAMQSWNESYLSHTNPLNIPSSGRGYGEIRPPGQSRYGSLGTVGRSPSTSSPTGGSLSGNGYHGRNQQTDISNMSPFVRDVGQILLDDGSAFRELWAGMNPPRDENGGGGSGTTSRRHSVSVVQPRRGNIVGFNAPLLGGVDTSEDAPRPTFQSAYSGRGSGLLLSDDELASDLGLLNINPSDALPSSTSSHQHPPSQPSSLPIYAPLSRSPPSRDLMSNYQSINLTIPSGNNNNYSRQPVGTPSDSGDYSSGGSPPRGLYDDHQYNVSRALPSQQQQQDPPARYMPGHGIQYGIPQHQQSQHFQPQHHQQLPHHNQQQSQQQQSHHGIGNNNTGNNAQYVRARAPSYSNTLQSPISPSTRPINPQQPPYYPQTQRRMSDAQHQQPPTPTSAHPSGQGAGGPGSGPGTNLADLGKGVPLHSVPASCPLFIVEFKAGRTDLFYLVDLSQNIRIGDLVIVEADRGKDLGKVVNDSITLAEVEAFQRQQAEKGFGSGSGGGDDGVPTSPGGGGAGGKKDINPKQIYKKAGQQELQLLATKTEDEAKALQLCQSKVRAKKLPMEVIDAEYQWDRRKLTFYFVAEKRIDFRELVRELFRLYKTRIWMASLQGGAGFEQ from the exons ATGGAACGAAGTGGCTCGGGGCACGACAGCAACGACGGTGACGATGATCGCAAGAGCAGATTCCAGGGAAATACACTGGGGCCAGAAAACGGAGGGGCAGCGCACCTTCGGGAAAGGGCTGCGAGCCAGCCCCCTCGCTCGTCTGACGCCGCCTCTTTTGTCTCGTCTCCGCCTACTCAACATTTTATTCCGTCCGCCGTCGGGGGCCCATGGTCTAACAGCAATACCTCGAGCGCCAGTTCACGCATGTTGAGCCCAAATCGCGGACAGCCTATTCCGATTAGGAGCTCCTCGTTCTCTTCGCACCCCCAGAACCCCTTCTCATCGACCATGCGCGATCGTGCATTCCCATCCACCTTCGAGGATGACGAGTCCGAGGCCCTTTCGGACACGTATGATGAGCGTTACGTACCACCCTCTTTGGCTCGTGGGCGGAACAACTACAATCAGGACATCAGTCGTTCCCGGTCCCAGTCTCTAGCGACTGGACGTCCTGGCCCCGTTGGAAGCCCTTACACGGGGTCCTCTGCAATGCAGAGCTGGAATGAATCATATCTCTCCCATACGAATCCCCTGAATATCCCGTCCAGTGGACGGGGTTACGGAGAGATCAGGCCCCCTGGGCAGAGCCGCTACGGTTCGCTTGGGACAGTGGGCAGGTCGCCATCCACCTCGTCTCCGACCGGTGGCTCGCTTTCGGGGAACGGGTACCACGGCAGGAACCAGCAGACGGATATTTCCAATATGAGTCCCTTCGTCCGGGATGTTGGCCAAATTCTGCTGGATGACGGATCTGCATTCAGAGAGCTATGGGCCGGGATGAACCCGCCGCGTGATGAGAATGGCGGCGGTGGAAGTGGCACGACCAGTCGACGACACAGTGTCAGCGTCGTGCAGCCTCGTCGAGGCAACATTGTGGGGTTCAATGCGCCCCTTCTAGGCGGGGTAGACACCTCCGAGGATGCCCCGCGGCCCACTTTTCAGTCTGCCTACAGTGGGCGCGGTAGTGGGCTGCTACTTTCAGATGACGAGCTTGCCAGTGATCTTGGGCTGTTGAACATCAATCCTAGTGATGCTCTCCCTTCATCGACCTCTTCACATCAACATCCGCCGAGTCAGCCCTCTTCTCTGCCTATTTACGCGCCGCTCTCGCGCAGCCCGCCTTCGAGAGATCTGATGTCGAATTACCAATCCATCAATCTCACCATCCCGAGCGGGAACAATAACAACTATTCCAGGCAGCCCGTGGGCACGCCGAGCGACAGTGGAGATTACTCCTCGGGAGGCAGCCCACCGAGAGGGTTGTACGATGATCATCAGTACAATGTGTCTAGAGCCCTGCCTtcgcaacagcagcaacaggaCCCTCCTGCTCGATACATGCCCGGACACGGCATTCAGTACGGTATTCCCCAACACCAACAATCACAGCATTTCCAACCTcaacaccaccaacaacTTCCTCACCACAACCAACAACAATCccaacagcagcagtcaCACCATGGGATAGGCAACAATAACACTGGCAATAATGCACAGTACGTGCGCGCACGCGCGCCGTCGTACTCCAACACCCTGCAGTCCCCTATCTCGCCCAGCACCCGTCCTATTAATCCCCAGCAACCACCATATTACCCGCAGACACAGCGCCGGATGTCGGACgcgcagcaccagcagcctCCTACGCCCACTTCTGCTCACCCTTCCGGGCAAGGTGCTGGAGGGCCGGGATCCGGCCCGGGGACGAACCTTGCAGACCTAGGCAAAGGCGTACCACTGCACTCGGTCCCCGCGTCCTGCCccctcttcatcgtcgaaTTTAAAGCTGGGAGGACGGACTTGTTTTATCTCGTGGATTTGTCACAGAACATCAGGATTGGAGATTTGGTGATTGTGGAGGCGGACAGAGGGAAGGATTTGGGTAAGGTGGTGAATGATAGCATTACGCttgcggaggtggaggcttTCCAGAGGCAGCAAGCGGAGAAAGGATtcggaagtggaagtggtgGAGGGGATGATGGAGTGCCAACAAGCCCTGGAGGTGGCGGCGCGGGAGGAAAGAAGGATATTAATCCTAAGCAGATTTATAAGAAGGCAGGGCAACAGGAACTGCA GTTGTTGGCCACGAAAACTGAGGACGAGGCGAAAGCTCTGCAGTTATGTCAGAGTAAAGTCCGCGCGAAGAAGCTTCCTATGGAGGTTATTGACGCCGAGTATCAATGGGATCGCAGAAAGTTGACGTTTTATTTCGTGGCTGAGAAGAGGATTGATTTCAGAGAGCTGGTTAGAGAGCTCTTCCG GTTGTACAAAACACGAATATGGATGGCCTCCCTTCAAGGAGGAGCTGGCTTCGAACAATAA
- a CDS encoding Anaphase-promoting complex subunit 11, with product MKVTVKQWHAVAQWRWDTGHSEQDDDGEGDVCGICRVPYEGCCPSCKMPGDDCPLIWGECTHVFHMHCLLKWIGTAASKQQCPMDRKPWLTAERKVGSAPVS from the exons ATGAAAGTTACCGTCAAGCAATGGCACGCAGTCGCGCAGTGGCGGTGGGACACAGGGCACTCAGAGCAGGACGATGACGGCGAAGGTGATGTCTGTGGTATCTGTAGAGTACCCTATGAAGGCTGCTGTCCATCGTGTAAGATGCCTGGTGATGACTGTCCGCTTA TTTGGGGAGAATGTACACATGTCTTTCATATGCACTGCCTCTTGAAGTGGATTGGAACTGCCGCGTCAAAACAGCAGTGTCCCATGGACCGAAAACCGTGGT TAACGGCGGAGAGAAAAGTTGGCTCAGCACCAGTTTCATGA